In a single window of the Trichoderma breve strain T069 chromosome 6, whole genome shotgun sequence genome:
- a CDS encoding nuclear pore complex component domain-containing protein gives MSSLARATTPVKQVTAATATDSPGTWRHPRLDEITRRRDATNFSEKNVRRIAYNIVALLAMWSLQLLAKFKLPKPLRLYLGWAWFLAQLLPFIQIGMACLPLIRPKDELSDIPLTATQRKLLGLDPSVVAPMPEAKFSTPPRYSRTPSIAGSVGSRASYPGSPLDGRGGDITKPLPPSFAGALSQFSPIGSPLSQSVNGMNNRRTSFGSPGSFGASTSSNIFSDPTSPSPAGGKRTSIGLNNKWLYEKGRRPSGSTWAH, from the exons ATGTCGAGCTTGGCCAGGGCGACCACGCCCGTGAAGCAAGTTACGGCGGCCACAGCTACCGACAGCCCAGGCACGTGGAGGCACCCTCGACTTGACGAAATCACCAGACGTCGCGATGCTACCAACTTCTCCGAGAAGAACGTGCGGCGGATTGCCTACAACATTGTCGCCTTGCTGGCTATGTGGTCTCTTCAGCTGCTAGCCAAGTTCAA GTTGCCCAAGCCACTCCGACTATACCTCGGATGGGCATGGTTtctcgcccagctcctccCCTTCATCCAGATTGGCATGGCATGTCTGCCGCTCATTCGGCCGAAAGACGAGCTTTCCGATATCCCATTGACGGCTACCCAGCGAAAGTTGCTGGGACTCGATCCGTCGGTGGTCGCACCTATGCCCGAGGCAAAGTTCAGCACACCTCCGCGATATTCACGAACACCATCCATTGCGGGCTCAGTGGGAAGTAGAGCTAGCTATCCTGGCTCGCCTCTGGATGGTCGAGGAGGCGACATCACCAAACCTCTTCCCCCGAGCTTTGCTGGCGCACTCTCCCAATTCTCCCCCATTGGGAGCCCTCTCTCCCAGAGCGTCAACGGCATGAACAATAGAAGGACATCCTTTGGATCGCCGGGCTCCTTTGGCGCGAGCACCTCGTCCAACATCTTCTCTGACCCTACCTCACCAAGCCCAGCGGGAGGCAAGAGGACGAGCATTGGACTTAATAATAAATGGTTATAcgagaagggaagaaggcCGTCGGGTAGCACTTGGGCTCACTGA